A region of Deltaproteobacteria bacterium DNA encodes the following proteins:
- a CDS encoding glucose-1-phosphate thymidylyltransferase, whose protein sequence is MTLAASLFFDLDSFAHRALFHDGENVWEALRRLPEYLAGLFEKDWPLQGVTGLVTEPLVILDGVLVLDGAVSLAVTGKKNQLVVEVDGKAHKDAAVVMPGAFLFDDRVLIGPGTVVEPGALIKGPCVIGAHTEVRQGAYIRGDVLVGDRCVVGHTTEVKSAILLDDAKAGHFAYIGDSILGNNVNLGAGTKCANLKMVGGNVTVRSGVEKLDTGLRKIGAILGDHTETGCNSVTSPGTLMGKKSGVYPCVNVPSGYYADGTVVASTSEALAIRRGQRS, encoded by the coding sequence ATGACGCTTGCCGCATCGCTGTTTTTCGATCTCGATTCGTTCGCGCACCGCGCGCTCTTTCACGACGGCGAAAACGTGTGGGAGGCGCTGCGGCGCCTGCCCGAGTACCTCGCGGGTCTGTTCGAAAAAGACTGGCCGCTGCAAGGGGTAACGGGGCTCGTGACCGAGCCGCTGGTCATATTGGACGGCGTGCTCGTGCTCGACGGCGCGGTGTCGCTCGCTGTCACGGGCAAGAAGAACCAGCTCGTCGTCGAGGTGGACGGCAAGGCGCACAAGGACGCGGCGGTCGTCATGCCCGGCGCGTTTCTGTTCGACGACCGCGTCCTCATTGGGCCCGGCACGGTGGTCGAGCCCGGCGCGCTCATCAAGGGGCCGTGCGTGATCGGCGCGCACACCGAGGTGCGCCAAGGTGCGTACATCCGCGGCGACGTGCTCGTCGGCGACCGGTGCGTGGTCGGCCACACGACCGAGGTCAAGTCCGCGATTCTCCTCGACGACGCCAAGGCGGGGCACTTCGCGTACATCGGCGATTCGATCCTGGGCAACAACGTCAACCTCGGCGCGGGCACCAAGTGCGCCAACCTCAAGATGGTCGGCGGCAACGTCACGGTGCGCTCCGGCGTCGAAAAGCTCGACACCGGGCTGCGCAAGATCGGTGCGATTCTGGGCGATCACACCGAGACCGGGTGCAACTCGGTCACGTCGCCGGGAACGCTGATGGGCAAGAAGTCCGGCGTGTACCCGTGCGTCAACGTCCCGAGCGGCTACTACGCCGACGGCACCGTGGTCGCGTCGACCAGCGAGGCGCTCGCGATTCGTCGCGGTCAGCGCTCGTGA
- a CDS encoding DegT/DnrJ/EryC1/StrS family aminotransferase produces MTEAPIPVFDAKRQYESIREEIDAAVRGALESGWYILGEQLAAFEREFGAFLADAHCAGVGNGTDAIRLALEALDVPRGAEVITAANTAIPTAMAIVDGGFRLRLADVETKTWNLDPCAFENAITANTAAAVPVHLYGRAPFMNAILETARARGVKIVEDCAQAHGGTYFDAMAGTLGDAGAFSFYPTKNLGAYGDGGLVASRDAAVIERVKLLRHYGQKTRYEASAIGINSRLDEVQAAILRVKLTHLAAWTERRRAIAKIYKAAFAGLPLERPGCPPGGNCVYHLFVVAVEDRDAFIAHLGARGIGTQIHYPIPIHLQPAFRDLGYSRGDFPVSERLAGRVVSIPLFPEMTDGEVERVARAVRSYFGSGN; encoded by the coding sequence ATGACCGAAGCGCCGATTCCCGTTTTCGACGCGAAACGGCAGTACGAGTCGATCCGCGAAGAAATCGACGCGGCGGTGCGCGGCGCGCTGGAGTCCGGCTGGTACATCCTCGGCGAGCAGCTCGCGGCGTTCGAGCGCGAGTTCGGCGCGTTTTTGGCCGACGCCCACTGTGCCGGAGTCGGCAACGGCACCGACGCGATCCGCCTCGCCCTCGAAGCGCTCGACGTGCCGCGCGGCGCGGAGGTCATCACCGCTGCGAACACGGCGATTCCCACCGCGATGGCGATCGTGGACGGCGGGTTCCGACTGCGTCTCGCGGATGTGGAAACAAAAACGTGGAATCTCGATCCCTGCGCCTTCGAAAATGCGATCACCGCGAACACCGCGGCCGCGGTGCCGGTGCATCTGTACGGTCGCGCGCCGTTCATGAACGCGATTCTGGAGACGGCCCGCGCGCGCGGCGTGAAGATCGTCGAGGACTGTGCGCAGGCGCACGGCGGCACGTATTTCGACGCGATGGCCGGCACGCTCGGCGACGCCGGCGCGTTCAGTTTCTACCCCACCAAGAACCTCGGCGCGTACGGAGACGGGGGGCTTGTGGCGTCTCGCGACGCGGCGGTGATCGAGCGCGTCAAGCTGCTGCGTCACTATGGGCAGAAGACGCGCTACGAGGCGTCGGCCATCGGCATCAACAGCCGCCTCGACGAGGTGCAGGCGGCGATCCTGCGCGTCAAGCTCACGCACCTCGCCGCATGGACCGAGCGCCGACGCGCCATCGCGAAAATCTACAAAGCCGCGTTCGCGGGGCTGCCGCTCGAGCGCCCCGGCTGCCCGCCCGGCGGCAACTGCGTGTACCATCTGTTCGTCGTCGCCGTCGAAGACCGCGACGCGTTCATCGCGCATCTCGGCGCACGCGGCATCGGCACGCAGATCCATTACCCGATCCCGATCCACCTGCAGCCCGCGTTTCGCGATCTCGGATACTCGCGCGGCGACTTCCCCGTCTCGGAGCGCCTCGCAGGGCGCGTCGTGTCGATTCCGCTCTTCCCCGAGATGACGGACGGCGAGGTGGAGCGCGTCGCGCGCGCGGTGCGATCGTACTTCGGGTC